From a region of the Arvicanthis niloticus isolate mArvNil1 chromosome 6, mArvNil1.pat.X, whole genome shotgun sequence genome:
- the Aoc2 gene encoding amine oxidase [copper-containing] 2 isoform X2: MNLKVLLVFLVLSLVTVFALAYVLLTRQGSSSQSPRCPSIPPRIHPWTTPGQNQLFADLSLEELTAVMSFLTKHLGPGLVDAAQARPSDNCVFSVELQLPAKAAALAHLDKGGPPPVREALAIIFFGGQPKPNVSELVVGPLPHPSYMRDVTVERHGGPLPYYRRPMLKAEFVQIWRHLKEVELPKAPTFLVSVLNYNGSTLAPLHSTASGFKAGDRATWIAFYHNISGLGVFLHPVGLELLLDHGALDPAHWVVQQVFYLGHYYSDLAQLEWEFKAGLLEVIQVPLPTPNGASSLRPRVTPDPSLTPLQFSLQGPQYNIQGNSVISPLWTFTFGHGVFTGLRIFDIRFKGERVAYEVSVQECLTVYGADSPKTMMTRYLDSSYGLGQNSRALVQGVDCPYQATMVDIHVLVGTGSVRLLPGAVCVFEEAQGLPLRRHHNGIGGHFYGGLASSSLVVRSVSSVGNYDYIWDFMLHPNGALEARVHATGFINTAFLSGGAESLLFGNRVGERVLGAVHTHAFHFKLDLDVAGLKNWVVAEDTVFKPVAAPWNPELQLQRPQLTRQVLSREDLAAFPLGSPLPRYLYLATNQTNAWGHQRGYRIQIHSPPGVHVPLESDMERALSWGRYQLVVTQRKEAESHSSSIYYQNDMRTPTLAFADFINNETLLGEVGSGGLGDSQFPAHPPC; encoded by the exons ATGAATCTCAAGGTGCTACTGGTATTTTTGGTGCTGTCTCTCGTTACTGTCTTTGCTCTGGCCTATGTCTTGCTGACCAGGCAGGGCAGTTCCAGCCAGTCTCCTCGATGCCCTTCCATACCTCCCAGAATTCATCCTTGGACAACCCCTGGCCAGAACCAGCTGTTTGCAGACCTGAGCCTTGAAGAGCTGACAGCTGTGATGAGCTTTCTGACCAAACACCTGGGGCCAGGGCTGGTGGATGCAGCCCAGGCTCGACCCTCGGACAACTGTGTCTTCTCAGTAGAGTTGCAGCTGCCTGCCAAGGCTGCAGCTCTGGCCCACCTGGACAAAGGGGGCCCCCCACCTGTGCGGGAGGCCCTGGCCATCATCTTCTTTGGTGGACAACCCAAGCCCAATGTGAGTGAGCTGGTGGTGGGGCCCCTGCCTCACCCCTCCTACATGCGGGATGTGACTGTGGAGCGTCATGGTGGGCCCCTGCCCTATTACCGGCGCCCCATGCTGAAAGCTGAGTTTGTTCAGATATGGAGGCATTTGAAAGAGGTGGAGCTACCGAAGGCACCCACCTTTCTGGTTTCTGTCTTGAACTACAATGGCTCCACTTTGGCACCTCTGCATTCTACTGCTAGTGGCTTCAAGGCAGGCGACCGGGCTACCTGGATAGCCTTCTACCATAACATCTCAGGTCTTGGAGTGTTCCTTCACCCCGTGGGGCTGGAGCTACTGTTGGACCATGGGGCCCTGGACCCTGCCCACTGGGTAGTCCAACAGGTCTTCTACCTTGGACATTACTACTCGGACTTGGCCCAGTTAGAATGGGAGTTTAAAGCTGGCCTCTTAGAAGTGATTCAGGTTCCTCTACCCACACCAAATGGGGCTTCCTCCCTGAGGCCTAGAGTCACTCCAGACCCTTCTCTTACCCCTCTTCAGTTCTCACTCCAAGGTCCCCAGTACAACATACAGGGAAACTCAGTGATATCTCCCCTCTGGACATTTACCTTTGGTCATGGGGTGTTCACTGGCTTAAGAATTTTTGACATTCGGTTCAAGGGTGAGCGTGTGGCTTATGAAGTCAGTGTCCAGGAGTGTCTGACAGTTTATGGTGCTGATTCCCCCAAAACAATGATGACCCGATACTTGGACAGCAGCTATGGGCTTGGTCAAAACAGCCGAGCCTTGGTTCAAGGGGTAGATTGCCCCTATCAAGCCACAATGGTGGACATCCATGTACTGGTGGGCACGGGATCAGTCCGGCTGCTCCCAGgagctgtgtgtgtatttgaggaAGCTCAGGGACTACCCCTTCGAAGACATCACAATGGTATTGGGGGTCATTTCTATGGTGGTTTGGCCAGCTCAAGCCTTGTGGTTAGGTCGGTGTCATCAGTGGGCAACTATGATTACATTTGGGACTTTATGCTGCACCCAAATGGGGCACTTGAAGCGCGTGTCCATGCCACAGGCTTTATCAACACAGCTTTCCTGAGTGGAGGAGCTGAAAGTCTTCTCTTTGGGAACCGTGTGGGAGAAAGAGTACTGGGAGCTGTGCATACACACGCTTTCCACTTCAAACTGGACCTTGATGTGGCAG GTTTGAAAAACTGGGTGGTAGCTGAAGATACAGTCTTTAAGCCTGTAGCAGCCCcctggaacccagagcttcagCTCCAGCGCCCACAGCTCACCAGGCAGGTCCTGAGCAGGGAAGACCTGGCTGCATTTCCCTTGGGGAGCCCTCTTCCGCGATACCTTTACCTGGCTACCAACCAGACCAATGCCTGGGGTCACCAGCGCGGGTACCGGATCCAGATCCACAGCCCTCCTGGTGTGCATGTACCTTTGGAGAGCGACATGGAGAGGGCTCTCAGCTGGGGGAG ATACCAGCTTGTGGTGAcccagaggaaggaggcagagtcCCACAGCAGCAGCATCTATTACCAGAATGACATGCGGACCCCCACTCTGGCCTTTGCTGACTTCATCAACAATGAAACCCTCTTAGGAGAGGTTG GATCTGGTGGCTTGGGTGACAGCCAGTTTCCTGCACATCCCCCATGCTGA
- the Aoc3 gene encoding amine oxidase [copper-containing] 3: MTQKTTLVLLVLAVITIFALVCVLLAGRSGDGSGLGQPLHCPSVLPSIQPWTHPGQSHLFADLSLEELKAVMSFLTKHLGPGLVDAAQARPSDNCVFSVELQLPAKAAALAHLDKGGPPPVREALAIIFFGGQPKPNVSELVVGPLPHPSYMRDVTVERHGGPLPYYRRPVLAREYQDIEEMIFHRELPRASGLLHHCCFYKHQGHNMLKMTTAPRGLQSGDRATWFGLYYNLSGSGFYPHPIGLELLIDHKALDPALWTIQKVFYQGRYYESLIQLEDLFEAGRVNVVLIPNNGTDGSWSLKSSVPPGQAPPLQFHPQGPRFSVQGSQVTSSLWAFSFGLGAFSGPRVFDIRFQGERVAYEISVQEAIALYGGNSPASMSTCYMDGSFGIGKYSTPLTRGVDCPYLATYVDWHFLLESQAPKTLRDAFCVFEQNQGLPLRRHHSDFYSHYFGGVAETVLVVRSVSTLLNYDYVWDMVFHPNGAIEVKFHATGYISSAFFFGAGEKFGNRVAEHTLGTVHTHSAHFKVDLDVAGLKNWAWAEDMAFVTSNVPWQPEHQMQRLQVTRKLLETEEEAAFPMGGATPRYLYLASNHSNKWGHRRGYRIQILSFPGKPLPQESPIEKAFSWGRYNLAVTQRKEEEPSSSSIFNQNDPWTPTVDFTDFISNETIAGEDLVAWVTAGFLHIPHAEDIPNTVTVGNGVGFFLRPYNFFDEDPSLYSPDSIYFREDQDARDCEVNPLACLSRTATCAPNLPAFSHGGFAYK, encoded by the exons ATGACCCAGAAGACCACCCTAGTGCTCCTTGTTCTGGCTGTCATCACCATCTTTGCTTTGGTTTGTGTCTTGCTAGCTGGCAGGAGCGGAGATGGGAGCGGACTGGGCCAACCTCTTCATTGCCCCTCTGTTCTTCCTAGTATCCAGCCCTGGACACACCCTGGCCAGAGCCATCTATTTGCAGACCTGAGCCTTGAAGAGCTGAAAGCTGTGATGAGCTTTCTGACCAAACACCTGGGGCCAGGGCTGGTGGATGCAGCCCAGGCTCGACCCTCGGACAACTGTGTCTTCTCAGTAGAGTTGCAGCTGCCTGCCAAGGCTGCAGCTCTGGCCCACCTGGACAAAGGGGGCCCCCCACCTGTGCGGGAGGCCCTGGCCATCATCTTCTTTGGTGGACAACCCAAGCCCAATGTGAGTGAGCTGGTGGTGGGGCCTCTGCCTCACCCCTCCTACATGCGGGATGTGACTGTGGAGCGTCATGGTGGGCCCCTGCCCTATTACCGGCGCCCTGTGTTGGCCAGAGAGTATCAGGATATTGAGGAGATGATCTTCCACAGAGAGCTGCCCCGAGCTTCTGGACTCCTCCATCACTGTTGCTTCTATAAACACCAGGGACACAACATGCTAAAAATGACTACAGCCCCCCGTGGTTTGCAATCAGGAGACCGGGCCACCTGGTTTGGCTTGTATTACAACCTCTCAGGGTCTGGGTTTTACCCTCACCCCATTGGCTTGGAGCTTCTGATAGATCACAAGGCCCTGGATCCTGCCCTGTGGACCATCCAGAAGGTATTCTATCAAGGCCGTTACTATGAGAGTCTGATTCAGCTGGAGGACCTGTTTGAGGCTGGCCGGGTGAATGTGGTATTGATCCCAAACAATGGCACAGATGGGTCCTGGTCTCTAAAGTCCTCAGTGCCACCAGGCCAAGCTCCCCCTCTGCAGTTCCATCCCCAGGGACCCCGATTCAGTGTCCAGGGGAGTCAAGTGACTTCCTCCTTGTGGGCTTTTTCTTTTGGCCTTGGAGCTTTCAGTGGCCCAAGGGTCTTTGATATCCGCTTTCAAGGGGAGAGAGTAGCCTATGAAATTAGTGTCCAGGAGGCCATAGCCCTGTATGGTGGGAATTCTCCAGCATCAATGTCGACCTGCTATATGGATGGTAGCTTTGGCATTGGCAAATACTCTACCCCCCTGACCCGTGGGGTAGACTGTCCTTACCTTGCCACTTATGTGGACTGGCACTTCCTTCTGGAATCTCAGGCCCCCAAGACGCTTCGAGATGCATTTTGTGTGTTTGAACAGAACCAGGGTCTCCCACTCCGAAGGCACCACTCAGATTTCTACTCCCACTATTTTGGGGGCGTTGCGGAGACGGTGCTTGTGGTCAGATCCGTGTCTACCTTGCTCAATTATGACTATGTGTGGGACATGGTCTTCCACCCCAATGGGGCCATAGAAGTCAAATTCCATGCCACGGGCTATATCAGCTCAGCTTTCTTCTTTGGTGCTGGTGAGAAGTTTGGGAACCGAGTTGCAGAACACACACTAGGCACGGTGCACACTCACAGCGCTCACTTCAAAGTGGACCTGGATGTGGCAG GGCTGAAGAACTGGGCCTGGGCAGAGGATATGGCTTTTGTCACCTCGAATGTACCTTGGCAACCGGAACACCAGATGCAGAGGCTGCAGGTGACTCGGAAGCTGCTGGAGACGGAAGAGGAGGCTGCCTTCCCAATGGGGGGCGCCACCCCACGCTACCTGTACCTGGCCAGTAACCACAGCAACAAGTGGGGTCATAGGCGAGGCTACCGCATCCAGATACTCAGCTTTCCTGGCAAGCCACTACCCCAGGAAAGCCCCATAGAGAAAGCCTTCAGCTGGGGGAG GTATAACTTGGCTGTGacccagaggaaggaggaggagcccAGCAGCTCTAGCATCTTCAACCAGAATGACCCGTGGACCCCCACTGTGGACTTCACCGACTTCATCAGCAATGAGACCATTGCTGGAGAG GACTTGGTAGCCTGGGTGACAGCTGGCTTTTTGCACATCCCACATGCAGAAGACATTCCCAACACGGTGACTGTAGGGAACGGAGTGGGCTTCTTCCTCCGGCCGTATAACTTCTTTGATGAGGACCCTTCCTTGTACTCTCCTGACTCCATCTATTTCCGGGAAGACCAGGATGCCAGGGACTGCGAGGTCAACCCCCTGGCTTGCCTGTCCCGGACTGCCACCTGTGCCCCCAACCTCCCTGCCTTCTCCCATGGGGGCTTTGCTTACAAATAA
- the Aoc2 gene encoding amine oxidase [copper-containing] 2 isoform X1 encodes MNLKVLLVFLVLSLVTVFALAYVLLTRQGSSSQSPRCPSIPPRIHPWTTPGQNQLFADLSLEELTAVMSFLTKHLGPGLVDAAQARPSDNCVFSVELQLPAKAAALAHLDKGGPPPVREALAIIFFGGQPKPNVSELVVGPLPHPSYMRDVTVERHGGPLPYYRRPMLKAEFVQIWRHLKEVELPKAPTFLVSVLNYNGSTLAPLHSTASGFKAGDRATWIAFYHNISGLGVFLHPVGLELLLDHGALDPAHWVVQQVFYLGHYYSDLAQLEWEFKAGLLEVIQVPLPTPNGASSLRPRVTPDPSLTPLQFSLQGPQYNIQGNSVISPLWTFTFGHGVFTGLRIFDIRFKGERVAYEVSVQECLTVYGADSPKTMMTRYLDSSYGLGQNSRALVQGVDCPYQATMVDIHVLVGTGSVRLLPGAVCVFEEAQGLPLRRHHNGIGGHFYGGLASSSLVVRSVSSVGNYDYIWDFMLHPNGALEARVHATGFINTAFLSGGAESLLFGNRVGERVLGAVHTHAFHFKLDLDVAGLKNWVVAEDTVFKPVAAPWNPELQLQRPQLTRQVLSREDLAAFPLGSPLPRYLYLATNQTNAWGHQRGYRIQIHSPPGVHVPLESDMERALSWGRYQLVVTQRKEAESHSSSIYYQNDMRTPTLAFADFINNETLLGEDLVAWVTASFLHIPHAEDIPNTVTVGNRVGFLLRPYNFFNEDPSIFSPGSVYFERDQDARLCSINPVACTQQLADCVPNLPTFSYEGL; translated from the exons ATGAATCTCAAGGTGCTACTGGTATTTTTGGTGCTGTCTCTCGTTACTGTCTTTGCTCTGGCCTATGTCTTGCTGACCAGGCAGGGCAGTTCCAGCCAGTCTCCTCGATGCCCTTCCATACCTCCCAGAATTCATCCTTGGACAACCCCTGGCCAGAACCAGCTGTTTGCAGACCTGAGCCTTGAAGAGCTGACAGCTGTGATGAGCTTTCTGACCAAACACCTGGGGCCAGGGCTGGTGGATGCAGCCCAGGCTCGACCCTCGGACAACTGTGTCTTCTCAGTAGAGTTGCAGCTGCCTGCCAAGGCTGCAGCTCTGGCCCACCTGGACAAAGGGGGCCCCCCACCTGTGCGGGAGGCCCTGGCCATCATCTTCTTTGGTGGACAACCCAAGCCCAATGTGAGTGAGCTGGTGGTGGGGCCCCTGCCTCACCCCTCCTACATGCGGGATGTGACTGTGGAGCGTCATGGTGGGCCCCTGCCCTATTACCGGCGCCCCATGCTGAAAGCTGAGTTTGTTCAGATATGGAGGCATTTGAAAGAGGTGGAGCTACCGAAGGCACCCACCTTTCTGGTTTCTGTCTTGAACTACAATGGCTCCACTTTGGCACCTCTGCATTCTACTGCTAGTGGCTTCAAGGCAGGCGACCGGGCTACCTGGATAGCCTTCTACCATAACATCTCAGGTCTTGGAGTGTTCCTTCACCCCGTGGGGCTGGAGCTACTGTTGGACCATGGGGCCCTGGACCCTGCCCACTGGGTAGTCCAACAGGTCTTCTACCTTGGACATTACTACTCGGACTTGGCCCAGTTAGAATGGGAGTTTAAAGCTGGCCTCTTAGAAGTGATTCAGGTTCCTCTACCCACACCAAATGGGGCTTCCTCCCTGAGGCCTAGAGTCACTCCAGACCCTTCTCTTACCCCTCTTCAGTTCTCACTCCAAGGTCCCCAGTACAACATACAGGGAAACTCAGTGATATCTCCCCTCTGGACATTTACCTTTGGTCATGGGGTGTTCACTGGCTTAAGAATTTTTGACATTCGGTTCAAGGGTGAGCGTGTGGCTTATGAAGTCAGTGTCCAGGAGTGTCTGACAGTTTATGGTGCTGATTCCCCCAAAACAATGATGACCCGATACTTGGACAGCAGCTATGGGCTTGGTCAAAACAGCCGAGCCTTGGTTCAAGGGGTAGATTGCCCCTATCAAGCCACAATGGTGGACATCCATGTACTGGTGGGCACGGGATCAGTCCGGCTGCTCCCAGgagctgtgtgtgtatttgaggaAGCTCAGGGACTACCCCTTCGAAGACATCACAATGGTATTGGGGGTCATTTCTATGGTGGTTTGGCCAGCTCAAGCCTTGTGGTTAGGTCGGTGTCATCAGTGGGCAACTATGATTACATTTGGGACTTTATGCTGCACCCAAATGGGGCACTTGAAGCGCGTGTCCATGCCACAGGCTTTATCAACACAGCTTTCCTGAGTGGAGGAGCTGAAAGTCTTCTCTTTGGGAACCGTGTGGGAGAAAGAGTACTGGGAGCTGTGCATACACACGCTTTCCACTTCAAACTGGACCTTGATGTGGCAG GTTTGAAAAACTGGGTGGTAGCTGAAGATACAGTCTTTAAGCCTGTAGCAGCCCcctggaacccagagcttcagCTCCAGCGCCCACAGCTCACCAGGCAGGTCCTGAGCAGGGAAGACCTGGCTGCATTTCCCTTGGGGAGCCCTCTTCCGCGATACCTTTACCTGGCTACCAACCAGACCAATGCCTGGGGTCACCAGCGCGGGTACCGGATCCAGATCCACAGCCCTCCTGGTGTGCATGTACCTTTGGAGAGCGACATGGAGAGGGCTCTCAGCTGGGGGAG ATACCAGCTTGTGGTGAcccagaggaaggaggcagagtcCCACAGCAGCAGCATCTATTACCAGAATGACATGCGGACCCCCACTCTGGCCTTTGCTGACTTCATCAACAATGAAACCCTCTTAGGAGAG GATCTGGTGGCTTGGGTGACAGCCAGTTTCCTGCACATCCCCCATGCTGAGGACATACCCAACACAGTGACTGTGGGAAACAGAGTGGGCTTCTTGCTTCGACCCTACAATTTCTTCAACGAAGATCCCTCTATCTTCTCCCCTGGCAGCGTGTACTTTGAGAGGGACCAGGATGCCAGGCTCTGCAGCATCAATCCTGTGGCCTGCACCCAACAGCTGGCAGACTGTGTCCCCAACTTGCCCACCTTTTCCTATGAAGGCTTATAG